Proteins from a genomic interval of Zingiber officinale cultivar Zhangliang chromosome 1B, Zo_v1.1, whole genome shotgun sequence:
- the LOC122051853 gene encoding transcription factor bHLH68-like isoform X2, which translates to MQQVIMEGSSSSGSTAPTWWSLSNTMTPFPQPPNNSEMWHQDHGSQDLPESWCQLILGGFVAEEERHGFKKMEINNSCGVLLDQLLREQVAFPSPLATQITGFHQQQHDQVQSHGSSSWNKNPILAASSPPSCVTTSFSPHNMLDFSHKPRQQSDANNSSEGNSTETAPALKKARVLGCSSKSTLIKVRKEKLGDRITTLHQLVSPFGKTDTASVLQEAIGYIRFLHSQIQQKQQAMRQQKQMQLGNDEADGDDETRKDLRSRGLCLVPVSFTMHVGSDNGADLWAAALGGGF; encoded by the exons ATGCAGCAGGTGATCATGGAGGGCAGTAGCAGTAGCGGTTCTACCGCCCCAACATGGTGGAGCTTGAGCAACACGATGACGCCCTTCCCGCAACCTCCCAATAATTCTGAGATGTGGCATCAAGACCATGGAAGCCAAGATTTACCAGAGTCATGGTGCCAACTTATACT CGGAGGGTTTGTCGCAGAAGAAGAGAGACACGGGTTCAAGAAGATGGAGATTAATAATAGTTGCGGAGTGTTACTGGATCAATTGCTACGCGAGCAGGTGGCGTTTCCATCACCACTTGCAACACAAATAACAGGGTTTCATCAGCAGCAGCATGATCAAGTGCAGAGCCATGGATCATCCTCGTGGAATAAAAATCCTATTCTTGCAGCTTCATCTCCCCCGTCGTGCGTCACCACCAGTTTCAGCCCTCACAACATGCTGGACTTCTCACACAAGCCTAGGCAGCAAAGCGACGCTAATAACTCTTCTGAG GGAAACAGCACAGAAACTGCTCCAGCTTTGAAGAAAGCTAGGGTTCTTGGGTGCTCTTCTAAATCTACTCTTATCAAG GTGAGGAAGGAGAAGCTAGGCGATAGAATAACCACACTGCACCAGTTAGTGTCCCCATTTGGAAAG ACTGACACAGCGTCGGTGTTGCAAGAAGCCATCGGCTACATCAGATTCCTCCACAGTCAAATCCAG CAGAAGCAGCAGGCCATGAGGCAGCAGAAGCAGATGCAGCTT GGGAACGATGAGGCCGATGGCGATGACGAGACAAGAAAAGACTTGAGGAGTCGAGGACTGTGCCTTGTCCCGGTCTCCTTCACCATGCACGTAGGAAGCGACAACGGCGCAGATTTGTGGGCAGCTGCTCTTGGTGGAGGATTCTGA
- the LOC122051853 gene encoding transcription factor bHLH68-like isoform X1, translating to MQQVIMEGSSSSGSTAPTWWSLSNTMTPFPQPPNNSEMWHQDHGSQDLPESWCQLILGGFVAEEERHGFKKMEINNSCGVLLDQLLREQVAFPSPLATQITGFHQQQHDQVQSHGSSSWNKNPILAASSPPSCVTTSFSPHNMLDFSHKPRQQSDANNSSEGNSTETAPALKKARVLGCSSKSTLIKVRKEKLGDRITTLHQLVSPFGKTDTASVLQEAIGYIRFLHSQIQALSSPYLQQQKQQAMRQQKQMQLGNDEADGDDETRKDLRSRGLCLVPVSFTMHVGSDNGADLWAAALGGGF from the exons ATGCAGCAGGTGATCATGGAGGGCAGTAGCAGTAGCGGTTCTACCGCCCCAACATGGTGGAGCTTGAGCAACACGATGACGCCCTTCCCGCAACCTCCCAATAATTCTGAGATGTGGCATCAAGACCATGGAAGCCAAGATTTACCAGAGTCATGGTGCCAACTTATACT CGGAGGGTTTGTCGCAGAAGAAGAGAGACACGGGTTCAAGAAGATGGAGATTAATAATAGTTGCGGAGTGTTACTGGATCAATTGCTACGCGAGCAGGTGGCGTTTCCATCACCACTTGCAACACAAATAACAGGGTTTCATCAGCAGCAGCATGATCAAGTGCAGAGCCATGGATCATCCTCGTGGAATAAAAATCCTATTCTTGCAGCTTCATCTCCCCCGTCGTGCGTCACCACCAGTTTCAGCCCTCACAACATGCTGGACTTCTCACACAAGCCTAGGCAGCAAAGCGACGCTAATAACTCTTCTGAG GGAAACAGCACAGAAACTGCTCCAGCTTTGAAGAAAGCTAGGGTTCTTGGGTGCTCTTCTAAATCTACTCTTATCAAG GTGAGGAAGGAGAAGCTAGGCGATAGAATAACCACACTGCACCAGTTAGTGTCCCCATTTGGAAAG ACTGACACAGCGTCGGTGTTGCAAGAAGCCATCGGCTACATCAGATTCCTCCACAGTCAAATCCAG GCTCTAAGCTCTCCGTACCTGCAGCAGCAGAAGCAGCAGGCCATGAGGCAGCAGAAGCAGATGCAGCTT GGGAACGATGAGGCCGATGGCGATGACGAGACAAGAAAAGACTTGAGGAGTCGAGGACTGTGCCTTGTCCCGGTCTCCTTCACCATGCACGTAGGAAGCGACAACGGCGCAGATTTGTGGGCAGCTGCTCTTGGTGGAGGATTCTGA
- the LOC122051853 gene encoding transcription factor bHLH68-like isoform X3 — MEINNSCGVLLDQLLREQVAFPSPLATQITGFHQQQHDQVQSHGSSSWNKNPILAASSPPSCVTTSFSPHNMLDFSHKPRQQSDANNSSEGNSTETAPALKKARVLGCSSKSTLIKVRKEKLGDRITTLHQLVSPFGKTDTASVLQEAIGYIRFLHSQIQALSSPYLQQQKQQAMRQQKQMQLGNDEADGDDETRKDLRSRGLCLVPVSFTMHVGSDNGADLWAAALGGGF, encoded by the exons ATGGAGATTAATAATAGTTGCGGAGTGTTACTGGATCAATTGCTACGCGAGCAGGTGGCGTTTCCATCACCACTTGCAACACAAATAACAGGGTTTCATCAGCAGCAGCATGATCAAGTGCAGAGCCATGGATCATCCTCGTGGAATAAAAATCCTATTCTTGCAGCTTCATCTCCCCCGTCGTGCGTCACCACCAGTTTCAGCCCTCACAACATGCTGGACTTCTCACACAAGCCTAGGCAGCAAAGCGACGCTAATAACTCTTCTGAG GGAAACAGCACAGAAACTGCTCCAGCTTTGAAGAAAGCTAGGGTTCTTGGGTGCTCTTCTAAATCTACTCTTATCAAG GTGAGGAAGGAGAAGCTAGGCGATAGAATAACCACACTGCACCAGTTAGTGTCCCCATTTGGAAAG ACTGACACAGCGTCGGTGTTGCAAGAAGCCATCGGCTACATCAGATTCCTCCACAGTCAAATCCAG GCTCTAAGCTCTCCGTACCTGCAGCAGCAGAAGCAGCAGGCCATGAGGCAGCAGAAGCAGATGCAGCTT GGGAACGATGAGGCCGATGGCGATGACGAGACAAGAAAAGACTTGAGGAGTCGAGGACTGTGCCTTGTCCCGGTCTCCTTCACCATGCACGTAGGAAGCGACAACGGCGCAGATTTGTGGGCAGCTGCTCTTGGTGGAGGATTCTGA